A region from the Sebastes umbrosus isolate fSebUmb1 chromosome 18, fSebUmb1.pri, whole genome shotgun sequence genome encodes:
- the LOC119477003 gene encoding complement C1q subcomponent subunit B-like, with protein sequence MLSSWFLVLVVVCGGVWAQPGVNQPTPEEGDGLNPEQTPEDVRVLVQQLTARVEKLEAECGANRAESQVAFSASLVTTSDWTHQGPFTTDTTLLFEKVTTNIGNAYDPNTGVFTAPVKGLYYIRFTGCVGSSGSMNAALIKNSENMFAVFDTRGVHGSASNGMPLVLEVGDRLSITLWAENTIFDQSNLSTFSGFLVSPM encoded by the exons ATGTTGTCCAGCTGGTTTCTGGTCCTGGTGGTGGTCTGCGGCGGAGTCTGGGCTCAGCCTGGTGTTAACCAACCCACTCCCGAAGAGGGAGACGGTCTAAATCCTGAACAAACCCCAGAAGATGTGAGAGTCCTGGTGCAGCAGCTGACGGCCAGAGTGGAGAAACTGGAGGCAGAGTGTGGAGCAAACCGAG CTGAATCTCAGGTGGCGTTCTCGGCCTCACTCGTCACCACTTCCGACTGGACCCATCAGGGGCCTTTTaccaccgacaccacgctgctgttCGAGAAGGTGACGACCAACATCGGCAACGCCTACGACCCAAACACAG GCGTCTTCACCGCCCCCGTAAAGGGACTCTACTACATCCGCTTCACCGGCTGCGTTGGAAGCTCGGGGTCCATGAACGCAGCGCTGATAAAGAACAGCGAGAACATGTTCGCCGTCTTCGACACCAGGGGCGTCCACGGCAGCGCCTCCAACGGCATGCCGCTGGTCCTGGAGGTCGGGGACCGGCTCTCCATCACCCTCTGGGCCGAGAACACCATCTTCGACCAGAGTAACCTCAGCACCTTCAGCGGCTTCCTCGTCTCCCCCATGTAG